The genomic interval CTCCGTCTGGCATGCGTACGTGGAGGGTTTTGAAAACGAAGAGGCCATTGATTTAGCGTACAAGCTGGCTGAGTCTTGGATCAAGGAGCGGAGAGACAGTCCCCTGGCGCATCTCAAATACGCACAACTGGCACAAGACAGAACGGATCTGAGCACGGCCCAACGGCACTACCAAACCGCCCTGCGACTTCAGCCAAATCAGCGTGACGCATGGGAAGGCCTGACCCAAGTCGCTTTGCTGAACTACGACTACCGCGACGCTTTGCAATACAGCGAGCAAGTATTGAGATTCGATCCAGAGAATGTCGAAGCCAAATTGCACCGCGCCCAAAGCCTGACGATCTTGCAACGCGACGATGAAGCGATGAGCGAACTAGAGCATGTCCTCCGATTGCAAAGTGAGAACTTCTCTGCCCGGTTCGATCTTGCCAACTTGTTGATCAAACACGAACAGGCCGCAAAAGCGATCGCGGTGATGAAACCATTCGAGTCCGAATTCAACAACGACGTTGCAATCAATTACATGTTGGCGCTCGCCCACCAACAATTGGGCGACGACGATGCAGCGACACTGTTTCTACAGAAACACTTGGACGGCGGAGAAGAGCTGAATCGTCTGGAGATGCTGATCGAGAACACGCCAGAACCACAGCGTGATTTCTCGTTCTGCAAGTCAGTCGGGATGAGCTATTTGCAGGTCAAATGGGATGCTGCTTTTCGCTGGCTCGATCAAGCCGCTGCGATGCAACCAGTCGACGCTGCGCTACAAAATGCACTTGCCGATTTCGCCCGCAAACGGGGTGACAAGGTGTTGGAGGCGAAGTATCGAGAGCAAGCCGAACTTGTCCGACGGATGCTCAATACCGAGCGAGCCGGACAAGTTCGTTGATGATTCCAACGCAGCGTGTGCGTTCGGTTACGGAAGCTCGATCTGTTTCAGAGCCCAAGATCCGTCCGTTCCGGTCAGCAACACGGCGTGGTTTTCGTCCAAGCGGTCCATTTGCAAGACGTTGTCCAAGCCTGCGATCGTTTCAAAAGGCTGACCAGCAGTTCCACCGCCTTTGACAGGATCGGTCAGACCTTCTCGCTCGGAAATCCCATCTGTCGTGATTTTCATCACACCCCGAGCGGTGTTGTTCATCAAGACAAAGGTAGCTCCCCCTTTTTCGTAGACCACCATGTCGATCGGTTGGTTGCGATTGCCCAACTCAGCAACAGTGGTTCCCCGAACCTTTTCTTCGGCACCGAGTTTTGCGATCGGAAATCGAACCAGAGGTGTGCAAGTGAACCCGGCCAGCAAAGTCGGCTCGCCACCGATTGACATTGGCACAAAGGTGCGAATCGTTGCGTCTTCCACTCGTCCGTGTGCGGCGTGAAAGATTTCCACACTGGTCGTCACGGTGTTGTCGCCGAACGGATAGGGAAACTCCAGAACTTGCGATGGTGAATCCTTTGCTGCGACGCCCGTCACCAAGACTTTGCCGTCAAAGAATGCAACGTCGGTGATGGACTCGTCACGTGGGTTGCGAGTCCGACCGCGTTGAGTCACCGGTGCGTCCTTGGGTGCATTGGGCATCACCTTACGTGCATGCTCGATTTGATCCAGATCCAACTCGCCGATCTTTCCGTCCTTACCGATGCGGACCAGCTTGGTCGCACCATCAGTGGAGATGCTGACGAACAGGTTACCCGTTTCTGGATTGACGGCGATGTCACCTATCTTCAGTTCGCCGGACAGCTTCAACGCGTCGGTCAACGTGGCACCCAAGTTATCAAACTCAGGCAACTTGCCTTCACTGGCGACGTCTTCGGTATTGATTGCGTAGACCGTCGCGGCTTTCGGATCACCGAGCAACAAGACGCCCGAACCGGCAAACGTCATTGGTCCCATCGACTCCAGGACGACTTTTCCAGGCTTCAATCCCGGCATCGCGGCATGACTCGGCGTGGTCAAAATCGCTCCTGCCGCCACAGCGAGCAGTGCGGGGAAAATCAAAAGTGAACGCAGCATGGCAACACTCCGTCAAAGAATTTGTAAGGGGAAGGGATTCGTTGGAAACGAGACCAACAGGTCCGCCATTGTACGAGATCCGCTCGCCTCTGTGCCGCAAATTTGACGTGAAGATTGCGATCGACTCGATGTTAGCTCTGACGAAAGCTTGCACCGAACATTTTTCGGGACAATTCAGTCGCCGTGGTGTTCACAGAACACCTGACTTCCAGGTGCCGTTTTATATTGCGTGAACAGCACGGCATTGGGCTAGATATTGCATGGGATGTCTGCCGCTACAACGCAAGTGGTAGTCGTGAGCGCCCGGGCCTCGGTTGTTTGACCCGCAGCCGAAGGCGTAGGAGACGCTACCAACCGGTTTACCCCGCACAGTCAATCGCCGCTTCCGCCTGATGCAATAGTCAGGCTAGTGCATCGTCCAGTCTTGATTTTGGGGTTAGCCGTTTTGGCGTTAGCCACGGTTGAGTCGCGAAAACCGTGGCTAACGCCAAAACGGCTCATTTATCAAACCCACGTTCCAAGACTGGACGATGCACTAGAACCTGTACTCAAGACCGACATCCAAGCCGTGCGCGATGAGATCCGTGTAGCGAAATTCAAATTCGGGTCGTGCACCCACGCTTGACTGCCCTGGATCCAACTGGCTCAAGTCGACTCCGGTGTCAATCTGCTCGGCACTTCGAGCCAGTTTGCTCCAGTACAGGAACTGATAGCCGACAAATCCGTTGAGGCGGGGAAATAGCTGCAGTGTCAAACCGACGTCCATCTGAGGGACGATCGCCAACTCGTGTCGGTCGAAGACTCCCGAGTTGGATGGCAATGCCAGCAAGCCGCCTGCGGTCGTTGCGGTGTCGGTGCCGCCACCGACCTGAGGAACGCTCGATGTCGTTCGACCGGAAATGGCAACTTGGGAGTGACTGTCGCCCAATGCACACTGCAATCCCGCGTCGAGTGTCCAGCGATATCTTTTCCGACTGGTTCGGACACCGATCGCAACACCATGAAACTGATTGTCCGCACTGAACTCATCTGCCCCATCAATGGTTGTGCCGATCGCAAGCCCGCTGCCGTTGCCAACGATCTGTTTGAAATCACGAATCCGCAACGAGTCGTCCAAGCCAAAGTACTGATACCCCAATGACGCATACAATCGCTGGTCGGAATCGTGAGCCACCAAACGGTGAAACATCACTTCGGCACCTTCAAACGAAACAGACGAATCGACGCTCACATTCCCGGTGATTTCGCCCGGCTGACCCAACAAATCCGAGTTGGGGCCACCGAATCCTGGTTCCAAGCTAAAGAACGGACGAGCAAGAATCGGTGAGGACGAAGAATTGAATTGGTAGCTGTCGGTGTCCTCATCGATCTCCATGAAGGCGACGCTCCACCCTAGTTGGCCGGCACGATCAAACCAACGACCAAACTCAAACCTACCGCCGGATCGACTTTGATCACCAACGTCTTCTTGTCCCAGCAAGATGCTCGTTGTCGATAGCCCTAACACTCCGGCGTCCTCGCGTGCCGTTCCAGCCGGGCTGGACGTTACCAACGCTGGCAGATTCATGCCGCTCAATCGCCAGTTCAGGTAACTGGCACGCACCCAATACTCTGGCAACACGCAGGCCACATGCCGACACGCTTGCTGGCAATGTTGATGGGTCGTGTGACGATGATGGGATTCCAAGCCGTTGTGGCGATACACGGGATCGCCCAAGACGATCGGTGACTCGATCGCAAT from Stieleria varia carries:
- a CDS encoding BBP7 family outer membrane beta-barrel protein; the protein is MPQSETVPSPLLLRHGAMFTIAKAALGRLAMMVLMGLLLAILSHQVVLAQEMIPVPDNAEKVPLTDPVVEGKEGAIADETIDNGPVIAEPIYDDIAEDIAIESPIVLGDPVYRHNGLESHHRHTTHQHCQQACRHVACVLPEYWVRASYLNWRLSGMNLPALVTSSPAGTAREDAGVLGLSTTSILLGQEDVGDQSRSGGRFEFGRWFDRAGQLGWSVAFMEIDEDTDSYQFNSSSSPILARPFFSLEPGFGGPNSDLLGQPGEITGNVSVDSSVSFEGAEVMFHRLVAHDSDQRLYASLGYQYFGLDDSLRIRDFKQIVGNGSGLAIGTTIDGADEFSADNQFHGVAIGVRTSRKRYRWTLDAGLQCALGDSHSQVAISGRTTSSVPQVGGGTDTATTAGGLLALPSNSGVFDRHELAIVPQMDVGLTLQLFPRLNGFVGYQFLYWSKLARSAEQIDTGVDLSQLDPGQSSVGARPEFEFRYTDLIAHGLDVGLEYRF
- a CDS encoding tetratricopeptide repeat protein; protein product: MGRRKPNPRRRERASQPDATSTSRQDQIQKSIAFSWRRMLSLIAIPAVVVAAVVAWFISQPIIAERFSRKGDQAIESGLYELADSYYQQADSTDHNDGRYKIAQARVARMQRQFGRAREILQQVRSFAARDSVKREALLLEIQEGNARQHHEQFGGLLNQYPDDVDSVWHAYVEGFENEEAIDLAYKLAESWIKERRDSPLAHLKYAQLAQDRTDLSTAQRHYQTALRLQPNQRDAWEGLTQVALLNYDYRDALQYSEQVLRFDPENVEAKLHRAQSLTILQRDDEAMSELEHVLRLQSENFSARFDLANLLIKHEQAAKAIAVMKPFESEFNNDVAINYMLALAHQQLGDDDAATLFLQKHLDGGEELNRLEMLIENTPEPQRDFSFCKSVGMSYLQVKWDAAFRWLDQAAAMQPVDAALQNALADFARKRGDKVLEAKYREQAELVRRMLNTERAGQVR